One window from the genome of Dermacentor silvarum isolate Dsil-2018 chromosome 5, BIME_Dsil_1.4, whole genome shotgun sequence encodes:
- the LOC125945740 gene encoding uncharacterized protein LOC125945740, whose amino-acid sequence MFFVSTYLGRSPEALLKYKSRIVSVCVISWMFAMFILQQYTQTEITASRSVPALSAGMKSATEFMSRLDSGSILPCVHFITSDIIDKLGIEGSRLKSLRHALRKCGNECVTDNFNDCFPLAEAGTHALVAECSTVQARSRFGSWLVASDEALVSFLMCYPTHPRFPRRHQQRRLLRALHESGLYTKYLTKEVPPPISGDLASFDIPFTEYVVVYALGCGLSLVAFGAEVLWQQCGRARRRLVPQICKWLHWRADGLPSVDSLSDPLT is encoded by the exons ATGTTTTTCGTGAGCACTTACCTTGGCCGGAGCCCAGAGGCACTGCTCAAGTACAAGTCAAGAATTGTGAGCGTGTGCGTCATCTCCTGGATGTTCGCTATGTTCATTCTGCAGCAGTACACGCAGACGGAGATCACCGCGTCTCGAAGCGTTCCGGCCCTTTCGGCCGGTATGAAAAGTGCGACAGAGTTTATGTCTCGGCTCGACTCTGGGAGCAtactgccgtgcgttcacttcatCACTTCCGACATTATCGACAAGTTAGGCATCGAAGGATCGCGCTTGAAGTCGCTGCGTCATGCGTTGCGGAAGTGCGGGAACGAATGCGTGACTGACAATTTCAATGACTGCTTCCCCTTAGCTGAGGCGGGCACGCACGCCCTCGTGGCAGAATGCAGCACTGTTCAGGCGAGGAGCCGCTTCGGGTCTTGGCTCGTGGCCAGCGACGAAGCCCTTGTCTCATTCCTCATGTGCTATCCGACGCACCCAAGATTTCCCCGGAG GCACCAGCAGCGACGACTCCTTCGTGCCCTGCATGAGTCGGGCCTCTACACAAAGTACCTGACGAAGGAAGTTCCGCCACCCATCAGTGGCGACCTCGCTTCCTTCGACATTCCGTTCACCGAGTATGTCGTAGTGTACGCCTTGGGATGTGGCCTCTCACTCGTCGCCTTCGGCGCTGAGGTCCTTTGGCAACAGTGCGGCCGTGCAAGGCGTCGCCTAGTTCCTCAGATTTGCAAATGGCTGCACTGGCGCGCGGATGGGTTGCCCAGCGTAGACTCACTCTCCGATCCTCTGACGTAA